From a single Francisella halioticida genomic region:
- a CDS encoding MFS transporter, with the protein MDFLKPAKALPLLAKEQIQKSYPHWRLRMFLVAYIGYFTYYFGRSSFDVSKQYITTLSPDELGFIGAGLGIAYGISKFLMGNISDRSNAKVFLAIGLFITGFINLLLPSFLSLGVLAMFIAMFLNGWAQGMGWPACARIMTHWFCANERGTKMGIWNTAHNVGAGCLAIVVVPIGLFLFNGDWHGLFYVAGALCISIGILILIFGADTPQSLGLPAIEVYKGYTTAEEHHEKEFLAKEIFFKYVLNNKWVWLIATANAFVYCARYGLGSWAPYYLVHVKHLSTSDGLIAYAMFELPAIPGTIIIGWLTDRFFGSRRAPMSVICMILFICALLVYWYSSTPVILWASLSAMGILIYGPVALIGILALDLVPKKAGGTAAGFTGLFGYFLGTVGAQAVIGVIATFLGWNAVFVFLLSACVIAIVLLAICWNLGYNKNSTG; encoded by the coding sequence ATGGACTTCTTAAAACCTGCAAAAGCTTTACCTTTACTAGCTAAAGAGCAAATACAAAAATCATACCCCCACTGGCGACTAAGAATGTTTCTGGTTGCCTATATTGGCTATTTTACTTACTACTTTGGTAGGAGTAGTTTTGATGTATCTAAACAATACATAACCACATTATCTCCCGATGAATTAGGATTTATAGGCGCTGGTTTAGGTATTGCTTATGGTATCAGTAAGTTTCTCATGGGTAATATCTCAGATAGGAGTAATGCTAAAGTATTCTTAGCTATTGGACTATTTATTACAGGTTTTATTAATTTACTATTACCTAGCTTTCTTTCTTTAGGCGTACTTGCTATGTTTATAGCAATGTTCCTAAATGGATGGGCTCAAGGTATGGGCTGGCCAGCTTGTGCGCGTATTATGACTCATTGGTTTTGTGCTAATGAACGTGGTACAAAAATGGGGATTTGGAATACTGCTCATAATGTAGGTGCTGGATGCTTAGCAATTGTTGTAGTTCCTATTGGATTATTTTTATTTAATGGTGACTGGCATGGGCTTTTTTATGTTGCAGGTGCATTATGTATATCGATAGGAATTCTAATATTAATCTTTGGAGCTGATACCCCACAATCTTTAGGTTTACCTGCTATAGAAGTCTACAAAGGGTATACTACGGCCGAAGAGCATCATGAAAAAGAATTTTTAGCCAAAGAAATATTCTTTAAATATGTTCTAAATAATAAATGGGTTTGGTTAATTGCAACTGCAAATGCTTTTGTATACTGTGCTAGATATGGTCTTGGAAGTTGGGCTCCGTATTACCTGGTTCATGTAAAGCATCTATCAACATCTGATGGACTCATAGCTTATGCCATGTTTGAGCTACCTGCAATTCCAGGAACTATAATAATTGGTTGGCTAACTGATAGATTTTTTGGTAGTCGTAGAGCACCAATGAGTGTAATCTGTATGATCTTATTTATTTGTGCATTACTTGTATATTGGTATAGTAGTACTCCTGTTATTCTTTGGGCATCATTATCTGCAATGGGAATATTAATATATGGTCCGGTCGCCTTAATTGGAATACTAGCATTAGACCTTGTACCTAAAAAAGCAGGTGGGACAGCTGCTGGATTTACAGGGTTATTTGGTTATTTCTTAGGTACTGTTGGTGCTCAAGCGGTAATTGGCGTTATTGCTACATTTTTAGGTTGGAATGCTGTATTTGTCTTTTTATTAAGTGCTTGTGTTATTGCTATAGTTCTTTTAGCAATATGTTGGAATCTTGGTTATAATAAAAATTCTACAGGCTAA
- a CDS encoding glycerophosphodiester phosphodiesterase has protein sequence MLKKIIVLTILACSINFAIADVVNIYAHRGLRPLAPENTLPAYTEAMRVGIDVVDMDINMTKDKVLVVAHNQTLNPDLTKDKNGNWITKSIPIKDLTLAQLKQYTVGYIKPNTPTAKMYPNHVGMPGVHMPTLQQVITYVKSNVGSRVRLQIEIKTNPYNPKVSSSAQEMAEALNKVLVKNHISSSVEVQSFEWQALVDLQKLNPKVQTAYLTDHTTDPMNTQQAKAMTNYQKWTAPLNPKDFNYDYPLMVKKLGGTFWEPYEKDLTKANLDEAHKLGIKVVTWGWTEKEGTDFNYNVVSKLIDWRVDGIITDRPDILRGLETAKGLDLPPAYPNIPFPKNI, from the coding sequence ATGCTAAAAAAAATAATCGTTTTAACTATACTAGCTTGTAGTATAAATTTCGCTATCGCTGATGTTGTTAATATTTATGCTCATAGAGGATTACGTCCATTAGCTCCAGAAAATACTCTTCCAGCATATACTGAAGCCATGCGTGTTGGTATTGATGTGGTTGATATGGACATCAATATGACTAAAGATAAAGTTCTTGTGGTAGCCCATAATCAAACTCTAAACCCCGACTTAACTAAAGATAAAAATGGAAACTGGATAACAAAATCAATTCCTATAAAAGATTTAACTTTAGCTCAGTTGAAGCAATATACTGTCGGCTATATAAAACCAAACACCCCAACTGCAAAAATGTATCCAAATCATGTTGGAATGCCTGGTGTACATATGCCTACATTACAACAAGTAATAACTTATGTTAAATCAAATGTTGGTAGTAGAGTCCGTTTACAGATAGAGATAAAAACAAACCCTTATAATCCTAAAGTGAGTTCGTCAGCTCAGGAAATGGCAGAAGCACTAAATAAGGTTTTAGTGAAAAACCACATCTCTAGCAGTGTCGAAGTACAATCTTTTGAATGGCAAGCATTAGTGGATCTTCAAAAACTAAATCCCAAAGTTCAAACGGCTTATCTAACGGATCATACAACTGACCCTATGAATACCCAACAAGCAAAAGCAATGACAAATTACCAAAAATGGACAGCACCTCTTAACCCTAAAGATTTTAATTATGACTATCCTTTAATGGTTAAAAAATTAGGTGGGACTTTTTGGGAACCTTATGAAAAAGATCTAACAAAAGCAAATCTTGATGAAGCCCATAAATTAGGTATCAAAGTTGTCACATGGGGATGGACTGAAAAAGAAGGTACTGATTTCAACTATAATGTAGTAAGCAAACTTATAGATTGGAGAGTTGATGGTATTATAACTGATAGACCTGATATTTTAAGAGGTCTTGAGACAGCAAAGGGTCTTGATCTGCCACCAGCTTATCCAAATATACCTTTTCCTAAAAATATCTAA
- a CDS encoding SulP family inorganic anion transporter, with translation MLDYKNTFIGRNIKSDVLSGIVVAVALVPEAIGFSLLAGVSPTVGLYTAFILGFITALVGGKPGMISGATGSVAVVLIALGIHIHAIIPADVLHSMTKEQTSMYILQYILLCTIMAGVWQILIGLFKLGKFIRLVPQPAMYGFVNGLAIVIAMAQLRFFEGANIYMYVLVIVTMGIVYFVPKITDKVPSGLVAIIFVTIVAIAFKLPVENIGQYQDISGGFPTFAIPDFHLTWASFWIVLPYSVLVALVGLIESLLTLSVLDEMDGKRGSGNQECVAQGVGNITCGFFGSMAGCVMIGQSIINFTNGGRGRLSSLTAALLLISFVVVLSHWISLIPLAVLVGIMFMVCVNTFAWESTNRLRYMPNSDKLVLVIVTVITVYADLAVAVIFGVIVSALVFAWKNSQVRSRTHREEDSTKVYEFFGPLFFGSTTSFLSLFDIQHDPDNIVLDFANSRVMDVSGTEAIDTVTKKYLDLGKKVTLRHLSEDCREILKNAGPYCIFEEVDPTYKVARNI, from the coding sequence TTGTTAGATTATAAAAATACCTTTATAGGTAGGAACATAAAAAGTGATGTGCTATCTGGTATAGTCGTTGCTGTTGCACTAGTACCTGAGGCTATAGGCTTTTCTCTTTTGGCGGGAGTTTCGCCAACAGTCGGCCTATATACTGCATTTATACTTGGTTTTATTACAGCACTAGTAGGAGGTAAACCTGGTATGATTTCTGGAGCTACAGGTTCTGTTGCTGTTGTTCTAATTGCTTTAGGTATACATATTCATGCAATTATTCCTGCTGATGTTTTGCATAGTATGACTAAAGAGCAAACAAGTATGTATATTTTGCAGTATATTTTGTTATGTACTATTATGGCTGGAGTATGGCAAATACTCATAGGCTTGTTTAAATTAGGTAAGTTTATTAGGTTAGTTCCTCAACCTGCAATGTATGGCTTTGTTAATGGTTTAGCCATTGTTATTGCTATGGCACAGTTAAGGTTTTTTGAAGGGGCTAATATATATATGTATGTACTAGTGATTGTTACTATGGGGATTGTATATTTTGTTCCTAAAATCACTGATAAAGTTCCATCTGGTCTTGTAGCTATCATATTTGTAACAATTGTTGCTATAGCATTTAAATTGCCAGTTGAGAATATTGGCCAATATCAAGATATTTCAGGAGGCTTTCCAACTTTTGCCATTCCTGATTTTCATTTGACATGGGCATCTTTCTGGATTGTATTACCATATTCTGTATTAGTTGCATTAGTTGGTCTTATAGAGTCTTTACTTACATTATCAGTTTTAGATGAAATGGATGGTAAAAGAGGCAGTGGAAATCAAGAATGTGTAGCACAAGGTGTCGGTAATATTACTTGTGGGTTCTTTGGTAGTATGGCTGGCTGTGTAATGATTGGTCAATCTATAATTAATTTTACAAATGGTGGTAGAGGGCGTTTATCATCATTAACAGCGGCACTTTTGCTGATCAGTTTTGTAGTTGTGCTATCTCATTGGATATCATTGATACCTCTAGCAGTATTAGTAGGTATTATGTTTATGGTTTGTGTAAATACTTTTGCTTGGGAGAGTACCAATAGACTTAGATATATGCCAAATTCTGATAAGCTTGTATTGGTCATTGTAACAGTTATTACAGTTTATGCTGACTTAGCTGTAGCTGTGATTTTTGGTGTGATTGTCTCAGCATTAGTATTTGCCTGGAAAAATTCCCAAGTAAGAAGTAGAACTCATCGTGAAGAAGATAGTACAAAGGTGTATGAATTTTTTGGTCCTTTATTCTTTGGTTCAACAACTTCATTCCTAAGTTTGTTTGATATACAGCATGATCCTGATAATATTGTCTTAGATTTTGCAAATTCTAGAGTTATGGATGTATCAGGGACTGAAGCTATAGATACTGTAACCAAAAAATATTTAGATTTAGGCAAAAAAGTTACTTTACGACATTTAAGTGAAGATTGTCGTGAAATATTAAAAAATGCAGGCCCATACTGTATTTTTGAAGAAGTTGATCCAACATATAAAGTAGCGAGGAATATATAA
- a CDS encoding RidA family protein, with protein sequence MEKTKINTVNAPQAIGSYEQAIKVGAFVYTSGQIGLKPDGSMSGECIKEQTTQVMQNLKAVLEAAGSGLDKVIKATIFIKDMAEFKVIDEIYGSFFNGNFPARSCVEIARLPKDVRVEIEAIAIAN encoded by the coding sequence ATGGAAAAAACAAAAATCAATACAGTAAATGCTCCCCAAGCAATAGGCTCATATGAGCAAGCTATAAAGGTGGGTGCTTTTGTTTATACTTCTGGTCAGATTGGTTTAAAGCCAGATGGTAGTATGTCAGGTGAGTGTATAAAAGAGCAAACAACGCAAGTTATGCAAAACTTAAAAGCTGTATTAGAAGCAGCTGGTTCAGGCCTAGATAAAGTTATTAAAGCAACTATCTTTATCAAAGATATGGCAGAATTTAAAGTTATTGATGAGATCTATGGTTCTTTTTTTAATGGTAATTTTCCTGCCCGTTCATGTGTCGAGATTGCTAGGCTTCCTAAAGATGTACGTGTTGAAATAGAAGCAATTGCAATAGCTAATTAA
- a CDS encoding M20 aminoacylase family protein, which produces MQKKYSLWRQDLHKYPEIGTDLHITSAKVAKLLKSFGLEVYENIGISGIVASLKNGTSNRSIALRADMDAIPIQEENAFIYKSKHNGAMHACGHDGHTTMLLVAAKELVKDPDFDGTVHFIFQPDEERGTGAQAMIDDGLFERFPADNVYGMHNIPGKPAGNFAIKSGSIMASESSFRIEIIGEGGHSSQPAASVDPIVIGSEIIMALQTIVSRNTDSREPTVVSVTNFETDGTTNVIASKAVITGDCRTFSESVQELIGKRIKEIANGICIAHNAKLKYNYSKDFYPTVNSEQATINAVKSAIATVGSDRVEPNCDALTVSEDFSSMTRVKPGAYIFIGNGTWGNHCKMLHNSQYDFNDEIIETGASYWINLVKQTLKSKEKE; this is translated from the coding sequence ATGCAAAAGAAATATTCTTTATGGCGCCAGGATTTACATAAATATCCTGAGATTGGAACTGATTTACATATAACGTCTGCTAAAGTTGCTAAATTATTAAAATCTTTTGGTTTAGAAGTATACGAGAATATAGGCATATCAGGAATTGTTGCATCACTTAAAAATGGGACATCTAATAGAAGTATTGCTTTAAGAGCAGATATGGACGCGATTCCTATTCAGGAAGAGAATGCTTTTATATATAAATCAAAGCATAATGGAGCTATGCATGCATGTGGACATGATGGTCATACTACTATGCTGCTTGTAGCAGCAAAAGAGTTAGTTAAGGATCCAGATTTTGATGGAACCGTACATTTTATATTTCAGCCGGATGAGGAAAGAGGGACAGGTGCGCAGGCAATGATAGATGATGGTTTATTTGAAAGGTTTCCTGCAGATAATGTGTATGGAATGCATAATATTCCAGGTAAGCCTGCAGGTAATTTTGCAATTAAATCAGGATCAATAATGGCATCTGAGTCATCTTTTAGAATTGAGATCATTGGAGAGGGCGGGCATTCATCACAACCTGCTGCGAGTGTTGATCCTATTGTTATTGGCTCAGAGATTATTATGGCATTACAAACTATTGTCTCAAGAAATACCGATTCAAGAGAGCCTACTGTAGTCTCTGTCACAAATTTTGAAACAGATGGCACCACTAATGTTATAGCGAGTAAGGCTGTAATTACTGGTGACTGTAGGACTTTTTCTGAATCTGTACAAGAGCTGATAGGTAAAAGAATTAAAGAGATAGCTAATGGTATATGTATTGCTCATAACGCTAAACTTAAATATAACTATTCAAAAGATTTTTATCCCACAGTAAATAGTGAGCAGGCAACAATAAATGCTGTAAAGTCAGCTATAGCAACGGTAGGAAGTGATAGGGTTGAACCAAACTGTGATGCTCTAACAGTATCTGAAGACTTTTCAAGTATGACTAGAGTTAAACCAGGAGCTTATATTTTCATAGGTAATGGAACCTGGGGAAATCATTGTAAAATGTTACATAATTCTCAGTATGATTTTAATGATGAGATTATTGAAACTGGGGCAAGCTATTGGATAAATTTGGTAAAACAAACTCTAAAAAGCAAA